Proteins from a genomic interval of Lysobacter arenosi:
- the asnB gene encoding asparagine synthase B, translated as MCSILGIFGLQPGDDVQALRRRALELSQRQRHRGPDWSGVHLDDGVILVHERLAIVDPAGGSQPLHSEDGELALAVNGEIYNHRELEQRLREPYAFQTGSDCEVISALYRERDDVAAWLNELNGIFAFALWDAGNKRYLIARDPIGVCPLYWGHDHDGRLCVASEMKALADVCADVAQFPPGHYYDSASGELVRYYVKPWRDYDATQGVEVARQELREAFERAVHRQMMSDVPYGVLLSGGLDSSLVAAVAARYARKRIEDNDASEAWWPRLHSFAIGLDGSPDLAAAEIAAQALGTVHHGFTYTFEEGLDALPEVIRHIETYDVTTIRASTPMFLLARRIKAMGVKMVLSGEGSDEIFGGYLYFHKAPNAREFHEETVRKIDALYNYDCLRANKSMMAWGVEPRVPFLDVEFLDVAMRMDAQYKMAGPGPDGTRRIEKSILREAFDGYLPESILWRQKEQFSDGVGYGWIDGLKAHAQAQVSDRVFAAAASRFPVNPPQTKEAYLYRHIFEQFFPSAACAETVPGGKSIACSSPAAIAWDAAFATMADPSGRAVAGVHQAALGQG; from the coding sequence ATGTGTTCCATCCTCGGCATATTCGGCCTGCAACCCGGCGATGACGTACAAGCGCTGCGCCGGCGCGCCCTCGAGCTTTCGCAACGCCAGCGCCACCGCGGCCCTGACTGGAGCGGCGTGCATCTGGACGACGGCGTGATCCTCGTCCACGAGCGCCTGGCCATCGTCGATCCGGCCGGCGGCTCGCAGCCGCTGCACTCGGAAGACGGCGAACTGGCGCTGGCCGTCAACGGCGAGATCTACAACCACCGCGAGCTCGAGCAGCGGCTGCGCGAACCCTATGCGTTCCAGACCGGCTCGGACTGCGAAGTGATCAGCGCGCTCTACCGCGAGCGTGACGACGTCGCCGCCTGGCTCAACGAACTCAATGGCATCTTCGCGTTCGCGTTGTGGGATGCAGGCAACAAGCGCTACCTGATTGCGCGCGACCCGATCGGTGTCTGCCCGCTGTACTGGGGGCACGATCACGACGGACGCCTGTGCGTGGCCTCGGAGATGAAAGCGCTGGCCGATGTCTGCGCAGATGTCGCGCAGTTCCCGCCGGGGCACTACTACGACAGTGCCAGCGGTGAACTGGTGCGCTACTACGTCAAACCCTGGCGCGACTACGACGCAACGCAGGGCGTGGAAGTGGCCAGGCAGGAACTGCGCGAGGCCTTCGAGCGCGCCGTGCACCGGCAGATGATGAGCGACGTGCCGTACGGCGTGCTGCTGTCGGGCGGACTGGACTCGTCACTGGTCGCCGCGGTGGCGGCGCGCTATGCGCGCAAGCGCATCGAGGACAACGATGCCAGCGAGGCCTGGTGGCCGCGCCTGCATTCGTTCGCGATCGGGCTGGACGGTTCGCCCGACCTGGCCGCGGCCGAAATCGCAGCGCAGGCGCTGGGTACCGTGCACCACGGTTTCACCTACACGTTCGAGGAGGGCCTGGATGCATTGCCGGAGGTGATCCGCCACATCGAGACCTACGACGTCACCACCATTCGTGCCTCCACGCCGATGTTCCTGCTGGCGCGTCGGATCAAGGCGATGGGGGTGAAGATGGTGCTGTCGGGCGAGGGCAGCGACGAGATCTTCGGCGGCTACCTGTACTTCCACAAGGCGCCCAACGCCCGCGAGTTCCATGAAGAAACCGTGCGCAAGATCGATGCGCTGTACAACTACGACTGCCTGCGCGCGAACAAGTCGATGATGGCCTGGGGCGTGGAGCCGCGCGTGCCGTTCCTCGATGTCGAGTTCCTCGACGTGGCGATGCGCATGGACGCGCAGTACAAGATGGCCGGGCCCGGGCCGGACGGTACGCGACGCATCGAGAAATCGATCCTGCGCGAAGCCTTCGACGGCTACCTGCCCGAATCGATCCTGTGGCGGCAGAAGGAGCAGTTCAGCGACGGCGTCGGTTATGGCTGGATCGACGGACTCAAGGCGCACGCCCAGGCGCAGGTCAGCGATCGGGTGTTCGCCGCGGCCGCCAGCCGTTTCCCGGTCAACCCGCCGCAGACGAAGGAGGCCTACCTGTACCGGCACATCTTCGAGCAGTTCTTCCCCAGTGCCGCCTGCGCCGAGACGGTGCCCGGCGGCAAGTCGATCGCCTGCTCGTCACCGGCGGCGATCGCCTGGGACGCGGCCTTCGCGACCATGGCCGATCCGTCCGGCCGTGCGGTCGCGGGGGTGCACCAGGCCGCGCTGGGGCAGGGGTGA